From one Pseudoliparis swirei isolate HS2019 ecotype Mariana Trench chromosome 5, NWPU_hadal_v1, whole genome shotgun sequence genomic stretch:
- the si:ch211-284e20.8 gene encoding fetuin-B, with translation MSVHLLVLCLALLQQGGRARPDRPGCRSPEVVRVAEEALDQINQDRTDGYILTLNRLYDLSHTIGKTGGSFYKLTIDVMETKCHITSRRPWKQCEVRDISDVPVYGECEVSASVDSQVKLLSYSCALREVPATVVVDVCPDCPTADNLDEPVVKETANLSLQRFNEESHLANYFTLENVTRASSQWVVGPSYFVEFTILETACLKTTEASELGSCPPMDCQFAHRGFCLGSHVAHEDPFEYRLPVGNKGSSLRNRMAVDVKCEIYEPQAAAVEEQAHVKADSEHNEHQHHNHTHLHPHEHTHPVTASGNLAVSEPRGALGTVVDRAAPLRSAPAASACPGPRRHKLGLDSLKL, from the exons ATGAGTGTGCACCTTCTCGTCCTATGTCTGGCTCTGCTGCAGCAGGGGGGGAGAGCCAGGCCCGACCGTCCGGGCTGCAGGAGCCCTGAAGTGGTGAGGGTGGCGGAAGAGGCCCTGGACCAGATCAACCAGGACCGGACAGACGGATACATCCTGACCCTCAACAGACTGTACGACCTCTCTCACACGATCGGAAAG ACAGGTGGGTCATTCTACAAACTGACCATTGATGTCATGGAGACCAAATGCCACATCACCAGCAGGCGACCATGGAAACAATGCGAAGTCCGAGATATTAGTGACGTCCCA GTGTATGGCGAGTGCGAGGTGTCGGCCTCTGTTGACTCTCAAGTCAAACTTCTCAGCTACTCCTGTGCACTTCGTGAAG TTCCCGCTACTGTCGTGGTGGATGTGTGTCCGGACTGTCCCACAGCTGACAACCTCGACGAGCCCGTCGTCAAGGAGACGGCCAACCTCTCACTACAGAGGTTCAACGAAGAGAGCCACCTGGCAAACTACTTTACTCTGGAGAACGTTACGAGAGCCAGTTCACAG TGGGTTGTTGGTCCTTCCTACTTCGTGGAGTTCACCATCCTGGAGACTGCGTGTTTAAAGACCACAGAGGCCAGTGAGCTGGGCAGCTGCCCCCCTATGGACTGTCAGTTTGCT CATAGAGGCTTCTGCCTGGGCTCGCACGTGGCCCACGAGGACCCGTTTGAATACCGACTGCCTGTCGGAAACAAGGGCAGCTCCCTCCGGAACCGGATGGCTGTCGATGTGAAGTGTGAGATCTACGAACCCCAG GCTGCCGCTGTGGAGGAGCAGGCCCATGTGAAAGCGGACAGCGAACACAATGAGCATCAGcaccacaaccacacacacctgcacccgCACGAGCACACGCACCCAGTCACGGCCAGCGGCAACCTCGCGGTCTCGGAGCCCCGGGGGGCCCTCGGGACTGTGGTGGACCGGGCCGCCCCGCTCCGATCCGCCCCGGCAGCCAGCGCCTGCCCCGGCCCACGCAGACACAAGCTGGGCTTGGACAGTCTGaagctctga